GAGTCACGAGGAGTGAGACTCAGCTACATGCCATTCTTCATCAAGGTAACAACATTTTGCTTAGGAGTTCTAACCTGGGTGAATAAAATGCAGTAAGTTGTGCTGAAATGTCTAACAGTTCTGTTTTACAAAAAGGCAGCTTCTCTTGGCCTCCTCCATTTTCCGGTCCTGAATGCCTCTGTGGACGAAGCGTGCCAGAACATTACCTACAAGGTTGGCTCACATTTGAACATCCACCTCACTGATGCGTTAAATTAAAGAGAAATTTTATGTTAATCTTTGTTTTTTggctctgtttttaaaaaatgttttattctttaCTCAGGCTGCTCATAATATTGGCCTGGCCATGGACACTCCGCAGGGCCTGCTGGTGCCCAATGTGAAGAATGTACAGATGCTCAGTGTTTTCGAGATAGCTGTGGAGCTCAATCGGCTGCAGACTTCAGGAGCGTCTGGGCAGCTCGGCACGGCGGATCTCACCGGGGGAACGTTCACACTCTCCAACATCGGCTCAGTGAGTGCGCCTGAGTGGAAATTTGTTGTTGACTCTACCCAAATATGAAAAAATTCTTCCTGAAACTGACCCATGAAAGTGTGAAGAATTCCTATTGAtagtttaaatatatttagctCAAGATTAATTATGTCTAAAAAATGTGGTTTTTAACACAACTAACCTAGCCTGCACCATTTAATGTTCCAATCCTTTCATTTCAGATTGGCGGTACCTATGCAAAGCCTGTGGTCCTGCTGCCTGAGGTTGCAATTGGTGCTCTCGGAAAGCTTCAGGTTTGTGGCACTCATCATAGTGAGGTTAAACCATTACAGTCTATCGTTACCATTTTAAAGCAATGTGGTTTGCTTTATTCCTGCCAGGTATTACCTCGGTTCAACGCAAAGGACGAAGTTGTGAAAGCACATATCATGAACGTGAGCTGGTCTGCAGATCACAGAATAATCGACGGAGCCACCATGTGTCGATTCTCCAATTTGTGGAAGTCCTATCTGGAGAATCCTGCCTCCATGGTCCTGGACCTGAAATAAGGAGGTGGCGTATTGGAAAGCACATCCAGCTGTGTGAATCACTGGACTGGAGACTGACTTGCATTCTTGTGGTTGTCTCTCTGATTGTTACTGAGCTCCTCTTGTTACAGGCCATCCATGTTTATGGTTTCTCATCACATGGATGGTTGCACATGCCAAGGACACTAACTCCCTCCCAGCTGTGAAGCTAATACCACATCAGTAGTCTCATATGGGTCACTGGTTGCACATGCCCTGATCTGCACACATGTGGTGGGAGGCAAACAGCACAAGACTACCATCATTTTCCGTTATgttgtgctttttctgtgtctgtgtaaaCAGGATGTATGTGTGTTGCTACAGGTTAAGACCCAGCCCCTTTCTCCTTCAGCCTTAACGAGGTAGGATAGTTATAAGTAAGATCACCTGTTTTGATTGTGAATGTGGGGTTAATGAGCTCAGTGTAGCTGTAGGTGGGCTGACGTCCATCTCCTGATCATTTTTCAACACTTTCTTGAACTTGAAAGAGCAAAAATAGTGTCACTTTCCCTGAAACAGCATTATTGCACAAAAGGCTTTAGAGTGTGTACATTATGGGATGTGGGGCAGTGAACAAAATCTCATGTATCTGTTATCCAGGCACTAACTGTGTTTCTGTAACATTTTAACTGCTTTTCTATTTGTCGGATAATGTTTTTAAagatgaaatctcaaatttggGGTGCTATATGTAGTTTTAGAATGGGTTGGTCATGTgggtgtattgtactgtatattttatcattGAAAAATACAGGCATATGTATGACAGCACAATTTATCCGTTAGGGGTTTAATTTTATTTGGATTTTGAGCCGGAAAGGTAATAAATTATGCCATTATCAAGTGGCAACTGATTTATGTGAATCTGCTTTTCATTTGACccttaatgtttgttttaataagcCTTTCTTACTATATATAGTCaagtttctgtataattaaatcatggctgaagtcaggactctgtgcaggccagtaaagttcttccacaccgaACTTGcgcatccgtgtctttatggaccttgctttgtgcactggtgcgcagtcatgttggaacaggaaggggccgtccccaaactgttctcacaaaattgggagcatgaaattgtccaaaatctcttggtgctgaagcattaagagttcctttcactggaactaaggggctgagcccaactcctgaaaaacaaccccgcaccataatcccccctccaccaaacacttggcacaatgacaagtaccgttctcctggcaaccaccaaacccagactcgtcaattggattgccagacggagaagcgtgattggtcactccagagaacacatctccactgctctagagtccagtggtggtgctttacaccactgcattcgacactttgcattgcgcttggtgatgtaaggcttggatgccactgctcggccttggaaacccattccatgaagctctctacgctgttcttgaactaatctgaaggccacatgaagtttggaggtctgtagtgattgactctgcagaaagttggcgacctctgcacactatgtcCCTCAGcgtccgctgaccctgctctgtcattttatgtggctgagttgctgtcgttcccaatcgcttccactttgttataatcccactgacagttgactgtagaatatttagtagtgaggaaatttcacgactggacttgttccacaggaGGCGTCACGGTatcacgctggaattcactgagctcctgagtgacccattctttcactaatgtctgtagaagcagtctgcaggcctaggggcttggttttatacacctgtggccatggaagtgattggaacacctgaattcagtgatttggatgagtgagtgaatactgatggaaatatagtgtaagcGGAAATGTGAAGGAAAAAATGGTGGAGTTTGCCTTTAAAAGTGATCACCCAGTATAGGAGGTGGAGCTAATGAGACCAAAACCTGGGCTCTTGGTCACTCTACAGCCCATATCTGCTCTAGCAGAGCTCCTACACTTTCTCAATACAGGCTCTCGAGGCAGGAGGATTATATCAGACAGGTGTTCTGCTAAATGTGAAAGGAAGACATGTTGGTATGTTGGTTTTTATACTTTTACAACAATTATTACAAATTATGTATGATGTTTCTTCCATTATGATGTTTTCTAAGGGTATTCTTAGTTATGCAGAAGTAAAACTAGACTGCTGTAAACGTAACCTGAACAGAAATGCAGCAGATAAAAAatctttattaaactttttaGTACaaccagcatctatcagcacaggaactgaTGTTGGGCTCTAATTTTCCTGTGTTTGGCAAAATGCTAAAGCTCATTTAACAGAACAGAACGGAATTAAACCCGAAGGGAGGACAAAAATACACCATTGAAAAAAGATTGCTCATCAAGGGTTCTTCTGTAAAGAGACTGGTTCTGCTTAGAACTGtgagttctgtataaaaccGTTTCATgattggttctttgcatggtgaagctCTTggattgaaggagaatgtgttgtatatggttctatatggaacctttttgggggaaatggttctatatagcaccaaaagggttctgctatcgtCGCTATCGTTGTACAAcgttctccatcattctgaagaccCATTTAAACAGTTACTTATAGAACTCAAGGTTCTAAAGAGAaccgttcccttcactaaaTATCCCTTAAAGATCCCCCTACTTTAAGAGGGCAGTTAAAAAAGTAGAAATTCGCTAATTGGCCAGCTTTTTattcgaatttcccgttccaccttaaatggtgcggcagctacattagctgctgcaccatttaatgtaGCGgttgtaccatttaaggtggatcgggGAATTGGAATAAGAAGCCAATTTAAACctcataatatcatcaaaatacttaatttcatatatttttaagtACATGAAGTTTGTAATATGCCTTATTTCTGATGTTTGGTGGGTGCACAGCCCCGTAGCTCCGTCACGTGCTCAGACAGAAGGGGATTTGGCCGTGAGAGTCAGAAGTCCAGAGTGACCATTAAGGCTGAAAATGACTCCAAGCAACAAAGGAACAGGACAAAGAAGAACGCAGGGGCAGTAAAGACAGAAGAGTCCATCCCCTGGACACGGTCCATCACCATCCACCCCGGAGAGAGCGCGTGGCGTCCGTATCAAACAGCTCCACACCGGCGCTTCCCCAACGAGCTCGTACGCTCGGTCATGAAGAGCACAGTGGACGCGAGGCTCGGCTGCCTGGAGTACACCGCCAGCTGCTCGGCAGTAGCCACAGAGCTGTCCGACAGCATTAAAGACGCAGCCAAACGTCTCTCATACGAGCGATATAAACTCATTTCCTACGTGGCCATCGGGCAGCTCCGAGACTCTGACGTCACATGCTCAAGCAGGGGGGTCTGGTGTCCAGCAGCGGACACTTTCACTGAATACGTCTTCAAAAACGAGCACCTTTTTGCCCTCTGTATACTTTTTGCTGTGTACCAGGAATAggctttaaaggggaagtccactgatttttcaaaatttctgggTATGAAATGCTTCAGTctagaattattcacagtggtggtgataggaaccagacgtccacctctaaaagctccctcactaaaagttcctacatgaattGGTTGTGATGCTTAAGACACTGCTTCATTATAGTTTTGTGGtaaaatgatctgaaacatattttaatcaatttattttaaggGAGAACTCTCCTGATTTTTCATTAATCCTACATTATTAaacggttgagatgtaaacaaagtcattcggagcggtttgatgtgaaaagctccATTGAGGaaaaacttgctgagtcagaactgttcactatggtggtgataggaaccagacgtctgaagcatttaatgcctctaaaagccccaTCACAGAATGTTATGACTTGAAATTGTTATGCATActcagcctgatgtctgagacattgtttatgGTAGTTTTATGATAAAATTGtggcctaaaatgtactttaatcaatttattttaatcaatattttataaataaatatttttaatctaTTCTTGGTGGAGGGATTAGGCAAGTTGACACCCCAAAAAacctttttcagattttttactgttttaccatcatcagcattacatataaaacctcaaACAGTCGTGTAGGTtttctggtggttttggacagtaaataaagtgtctatatttcTACTGTagacatggcgacccctggttcccatcaccaaccCTCTGAATGAATGTTTGAATCTCACGGATGGAATTGTTctgaaattttgagaaattggtggaattccccttaaatcTATGCACGGTcaaggtaaaatagtccccaaacaaagttttcagtttctctgctattaaaccatttcacaccaaaccactctgaatgactttgttaatgACTCAATGAATTGAAAAATTAGTGGCATTACCCTTTAAATGTGCAGCATCTTAATTTAAGCAACTCGGTTTGAACAACGAAAATGCTATTAAGACTAGTACAAACATAAAATTTGACATAAAAACTTAATTCTAATTCATATTTTACTACTAAGTAGGTATTTTAGCATGTAAGATTTCTGTTCTCACTCTTATGAATGCACCCctgctgtcggaccaaaaccttttatctcaatttttggtgtttttcagtttttgtcatcatttgaaaatgcctgttgtcttttacattgtgtctaaatttcatgatgaatggaccaaaagaaacagcccaaaattacttggagaaAAGTCGggttccatcgacttacattaaaaatgaagtatgttttttcctcctcctgtaaagtcattttggagatacgaggttgtgctcctttttttccaattatttttttattgggaataatgaatgttttatttatagtgCGTTATTCACATTGGCATTTTGAAAGctggtaaataaaaatgtttgaagCCCAATAAAACTCAGTGTTCATGTACATTTTTCCCTGAACGTCCTGATCCTCTGAATTAAGGAGTTGAAATACAAACAATGCCACATAAAAGCTAACAGCAAGCTTGCACTTTTACATTCGCATGAGAGTAAAGCTGACATTAAACTGAAGCGGACATCTCTGTTCCCAGAGCCCTGTGTTCAGCTCTTTACATTATGCTTCAATAGCAGGCCAGGATGCAAGTTAGCGAAGAAAAAATTAGATTATAAATCTGGAGTATATGGGATTCCCCAAAGGGGATCTGGTGATGGCAAGCTGACAAGAGCTATAAACAGTACTGAAGGGCAGGTTCTGTCATTGAGAATGTGCCTAAAGAGTGCAGTGTTTCGCGAAGTGCGCCAGCTTTGGTAATGTTTTGCAATGTTATTAATAATCTGTTCAAACAAAAaggatgaataaaataaagacaTGCTGTATTTAAACACGTTCACTGAAATATTCAGTTTAGAATGCGTTTTAATAAGGGAATCTATATTGAAGCAGCACATACATAAACaccaaaaacagattttatctTGTCCTAGGTCCTGGGAATTCAAGATCGTGGGAATATAGGACCTTGGGAAAATAGAATCCCGGCAATGTTGGACTTTGGAAAAATGTCTTACTGGGAATGAACAAATTTGGGAAAATAGGGTCCTGGGAATATAGGACTTTGGGAAAACAGAATTACGGTAATACAGGAGAAAATAGGATCTTGCGAATATAGGAATTTCAGAATATAGGGTCCATGGAATATGGGATTTTGTGAAGATAGGATTTTGGGACATAAATGACTATTACTACTACacattttgtagattttctcagtgaaaatcCTCTGGAGagaagaaatataaaatgtaaaatgtgccataacttttgcacaggccacgcTTTATGTTagatatgttaaattcagcaaacagtaACTGTTcgtttaaaatgtgcagaggtgtgttttctgtagaggacgCGTGAACTTTTCACCCAGAACATTTGACCGGTgatacccaaacttttgaatcaTGTTATGATtgttaaataattatatttctAAGTTCAAATACAGGCCAGATTGGAAAGCTTAGACTAGTTCAGGGATGTAGACTAAATGTCTCTGCAGTCACATGATGCCTGCTATGCTTATGAGCTCACTTGACTGCCAGAGCCTGTCGGAGATACTGTCCATTGTTGATCTGGCTATGCCTGCTCCATTTATTGGGGGTCTTTTTGCAGCCGTGTGTGTCAGGAGGCAGCTGCTTTTGTGCCAGCACTGCCATGTGACCTCACTATTCCCAGTGTTGGCTCTAAATTTAGACCTTGGCCAGAGTTACTCTTCATGTGGGAACACCAATGACAAACACCATCAGGATAATTGCTTTTTAAGCAAAGCTGGCACTTCTTTCCACACTTTGGGACTGTTAAGGGAATTTTGGTGCCAGTGTAACATTGATGAGATCTGTGTGCAACCAGAGAGAACAATTCAGGACTGGAAATGTCAAGAGACAACGCAGaaactgagctgagctgatgAGAGAGGTAAGTGCTGCTGTCTTTCTCAGCTGTCTTTAAATGTTACAACAGCAGTAGATTTGATTTTAGTAGACTATAAACAGCTTAACCATCTTTATTTTGTGTAGTATGAGTTTTATAGCTCCATTTCCATTTAGTATAAGCTTGtctgctgtgttaaagagccccTATCCTGCATTCTTACGTGTTTTATTTATGTCCCCCTGAGGTTCACTTAGGATACTTGTCATCTTATGCACCATAAACAAccgtaattcatttttactttcttactgcacctttaagacaaatacatgtaaatgatctctcttctgattggctgctttatGCACAAAGCACCCCAGgccgaaacactccttataacaccagcatgaatgggcggagcttaactgctgtaggatgtatgtaaatgataataataataagcggCAGCTTAAACTGCTTTACAGATGAATGATTTTGCGACATCcgctgagaaatatctgacacacagctggtcagtCTGTGTACGGAGCCTTGATCATCAGAAGGAAAGGAAATGTATaactgggtgtcgtcagcacagctatgaaaatgtatattatgtttcctaatgacatcacttAGAGGCAGCATGTACAaatagaaaagcaaaggccctgaAACTGAACCTTGCGGCACTCCACAAGGAATGACAAatctttttgatgaatgatttcctATTGAAACCATGAACCGGCTATTGCCTTAACATGATTTAAACCACTCTAAAACTGTGCCCGAGAAGCTGACCCAGCCTTCAAGACACTGGATTCAAATCTTGTGGTCAACAGTATCAAAGGCTGCACTAAGATCTAATAAAAGCTAAAATTTTGTGCATCAGCGCTGAGCCTGAGGTCATTCATAACATGAATcaatgctgtctcagtactGCGGTTAGAATGAATtggtttttatgatgtcacaaagaaATGGGCAGCTTAGTGTCCATGTATGGTCTGTGAAGTGAACTATTTCATTGGAAACAATGTGTACATACTCAATCAAAcccattcattctttttatGAATTAGCAATTTTAGTATATTTTCATTATATTGGGCCCTTTAGCATTCATTATAGTTcctataaaatgttttagtaaTGAAGAGCACATTCTGAGGTCACACGCTCTTGTCTTTTTATTGTACCCCTCTGCTTAGTAACGCACAGCAGAGCTCCAGTGGTCACCGTGGGGGGAAGTGCACGTGTGCAGGGTCCTCATGACCGGGGTGACGGTGTGCTTTGGGACGGTGAACTCCATCAAGGCTCTGTGGGAGACGAGGATAAACAAGAGCAAGGATGAtctgaagagagagaaggagcagagggAGAGGGCAGCAGTGGGACGGTGAGTGATGCTCATCCCTTCACCTTCAAACCGCAGCCAAGGAGTCGGTCAGTCAGTCAGGTTTCTTTCTAGTGTTACAGCAGCTTTCTCCAGTCTTCAGCTGATGAGGTGGCGTTTTAGAGCGTTGAAGGCCAGAAATGGGCAGTGACTACTTATATTCACTCATTTACATGGACTTAAGTGATGTGCTTTCAAATGATCACTATACTTGTACTAGTGTTTTTCGCAAGGAAAATAATCTACGTTTTTAAGTCACAGCCGCCAATTTTCTAATTTGgttttaaagggcaattccaccataTCTTTCAAAGTTCCTGcttaatgtaaacaaagtcatccagagtggtttgtgAAACACTCCATTCGTAGAGAATCAGAACGGaaagacatctgaagcatttaatgccacTAAAAAAGCTACCTCAAAGCATTATGACTCGAAATGGTTGTGAACATGTTTGCTGATGTGTGACATCATTTCATGTTAAGTTTTTAtataaaagcacaaaagcaTAAAACTTTGCAGAAGAATGGGTTTACATAAATAAAGCAAGCATTTCCGTCCTACTGAACCTGAAAATAACACTGAAAGCTATAACTAGTAGCTGTTTTCATTCTGGCCCTTCATCTCTGACACAGGCTGGCAGGAGCATGGGAGGACAGGATCACCTTGgccaaattaaaggaaaaagtgGTGACGGAGGATGGGAGGGTCATCCTACGCATTGAAAAGGAAGAATGGACGGTACTATGTAACCCTCTGAAGTTCTGAACTACTTGTTTCATGCTCCACTATGTTGCTTTTCCCACATAGCATTTCACAGATGTCCTGTTACAGACTCTCCCTCCAGCGCTGGTCCAGCTCACTCACATTCAGGAGTGGCAGCTGCACCGGACAGGCCTTCAGAAGATCCCCCGCTTCATCTCCAGCTTCCAGGGCCTCATCGTGCTGGACCTTTCTCGCAACTCAATCACAGAAATCCCTAAAGAAATAGGTTAGTGTGCTGTGTAGAGTCCTGCGTTACCTCTCCTTCATCTAAGTCTACCACTGAGCTTTCATACTGCcatgaaaatgaatggaaagtGCTGGATGGTCTCCTCTGCAGGTAAATTAACTCGGTTACGAGAGCTCCTAGTGAGCTATAACAGGCTGAGCTGTGTGCCAGAGGAGCTGAGCAGCTGTGAGAGTCTGGAGAAGCTGGAACTGGCAATGAACTCAGATATGGACGAGCTGCCTGAGCAGGTATAATGAAACAGGCCAGTGCTCCGACTGCATCCACTAGCTTAATTGCATACTATATATTCAGTGTAAGATCCTACTTTTAAAGGGGCATTTCACAGATTTGTaacttttctgcataattaaatggtgatgtaaacagtaattcagagtggtttgaggtgaaatgaaaaagtagttctagagaaacttcagagtcagaatttttcatagtggtggtgataggaaccggatgTCTGAAGatcttaaagggaaactcc
This Pygocentrus nattereri isolate fPygNat1 chromosome 15, fPygNat1.pri, whole genome shotgun sequence DNA region includes the following protein-coding sequences:
- the LOC108429480 gene encoding tctex1 domain-containing protein 1-B translates to MLPRSSVTCSDRRGFGRESQKSRVTIKAENDSKQQRNRTKKNAGAVKTEESIPWTRSITIHPGESAWRPYQTAPHRRFPNELVRSVMKSTVDARLGCLEYTASCSAVATELSDSIKDAAKRLSYERYKLISYVAIGQLRDSDVTCSSRGVWCPAADTFTEYVFKNEHLFALCILFAVYQE
- the lrrc39 gene encoding leucine-rich repeat-containing protein 39 produces the protein MTGVTVCFGTVNSIKALWETRINKSKDDLKREKEQRERAAVGRLAGAWEDRITLAKLKEKVVTEDGRVILRIEKEEWTTLPPALVQLTHIQEWQLHRTGLQKIPRFISSFQGLIVLDLSRNSITEIPKEIGKLTRLRELLVSYNRLSCVPEELSSCESLEKLELAMNSDMDELPEQLSNLKKLYHLDLSMNQFTTIPECVVSLPALEWLDMGGNRLDRLPDDIHRMEKLHTLWLQRNELEYLPDNISRMPSLDTLVLSKNKLRDIPPLMEDMTNLRFVNFRDNPLTYDVSLPDVKEDVDEEDDREMFGREFMHHYIHEARKRDSQTYTSVLNVTLDGGLEITASSL